The Hippoglossus stenolepis isolate QCI-W04-F060 chromosome 11, HSTE1.2, whole genome shotgun sequence genome includes a window with the following:
- the LOC118118076 gene encoding importin-13 — MEPPDNPGESPVELTVELTVENVESALYQLYFDPDMERKNVAQKWLTQAQGSAQAWQFCWALLSPDKLPEVQFFGASTLHTKISRHWSDLPADQHETLRMQLLSHILHFSSGPKMVLTRLCVSLASMALNLIPQAWSHPVADMVRAFQPQKPTFEGGSGAEASQDPQAHCLALLELLTVLPEEFQCSRLAQARRTQLRGALAAEWAVVCPMLRQLLQSQDSSNQVKEKVLRCLSSWVALDVPLGESHELVQDCFAALSNPELFDTAVETIVNALSQPDCQRSTDALVNLMPLVLGLHDQLKTAAQGGDMETSHGICRIAVAMGETHSRVLLEQLDHWQEYLALVNMILYCTGIPGHYPVTETTSSLTLTFWYSLQDDILSFEEEKQAVYLQVYRPVYFQLVDVLLQKSHYPSQEEFTSWSSDDKEQFRIYRVDISDTLMYVYEMLGAELLSNLYDRLGRQLMDPQQSAIWQDTEALLFGFQSIAETIDVNYSDVIPGLIGLIPRINISNVMLADTVMYTIGSLAEWLADHPVMLGGILPMVLQGLVKAELSVSSVSTLKRICRECRHDLSPYAQDILSVSQDALIKEIHKSSQCMWLMQALGFLLSALPADEILARLHSLITPHIQRLDTLAQHEPDPTNKQSIVHILGMMSSLFTTLDINRQADDLEGTPSPRLTPSQSPVVVVLQQVFTLIQTILSKWLDDSEVVEAVCGVFDKSVRTLLHDFGPMVSQLSEMLGQIYSAYPQASALDLARQMVHIFAGDEHHSSNIRGLSEVLTTATLSIFQQGPRDHPDIAESFMHLHAQILKRKPDLYLSDQLDKKALFYCGILSLKFPETPTVKAASLFFTELLPRCKDMPCLGEVLQRDGKLLTETILQAVGGGSPRSLTEHFSEVLLSLNRHCPALLSQWLKDTLQSPGFPSAQVSTEQKHTFTQQLLREQTNKRRVKEIVKEFSLLCRGLQGSGYSDY; from the exons ATGGAGCCTCCGGACAACCCGGGAGAGAGCCCCGTGGAGTTAACGGTGGAGTTAACGGTGGAGAATGTGGAATCG GCTCTCTACCAGCTTTACTTTGATCCGGACATGGAGCGTAAGAACGTGGCCCAGAAGTGGCTGACCCAGGCCCAGGGCTCCGCACAGGCCTGGCAGTTCTGCTGGGCCCTGCTCAGCCCGGACaag CTCCCAGAGGTTCAGTTTTTTGGAGCCAGCACCCTCCACACCAAGATCTCCCGCCACTGGAGCGACCTCCCCGCTGACCAGCATGAGACCCTCAGGATGCAGCTCCTCTCCCACATCTTGCACTTCTCCTCGGGGCCCAAAATGGTGCTGACTCGCCTGTGTGTCTCCCTGGCTTCCATGGCTCTTAACTTAATCCCCCAGGCTTGGTCTCATCCGGTGGCGGACATGGTGAGGGCATTCCAGCCACAGAAACCCACTTTTGAAGGTGGCTCTGGTGCCGAGGCCTCTCAGGACCCCCAGGCCCACTGCCTGGCGCTGCTGGAGCTCCTCACCGTGCTTCCTGAGGAGTTCCAGTGCAGCCGGCTGGCTCAGGCTCGCCGCACGCAGCTGAGAGGGGCCCTGGCTGCGGAGTGGGCGGTGGTGTGTCCCATGCTGcgtcagctcctccagagccagGACTCCTCCAACCAGGTGAAGGAGAAGGTGCTGCGCTGCCTGTCCAGCTGGGTGGCGCTGGACGTGCCGTTGGGGGAGAGTCATGAGCTGGTGCAGGACTGTTTCGCCGCGCTGTCCAATCCCGAGCTATTTGACACGGCCGTGGAGACGATAGTTAACGCCCTGTCACAGCCTGACTGCCAGAG GTCTACTGACGCTCTGGTGAACCTGATGCCTCTGGTGCTGGGTCTTCATGACCAGCTGAAGACTGCGGCTCAGGGCGGAGACATGGAAACCTCACATGGTATCTGTCGTATCGCTGTTGCCATGGGAGAAACACACTCCAG GGTTTTATTGGAACAGTTGGATCACTGGCAGGAGTATCTGGCTCTGGTCAACATGATTCTGTACTGCACCGGTATCCCTGGTCATTACCCCGTCACTGAGACCACCAGCTCCCTCACGCTCACCTTCTGGTACTCTCTGCAG GATGACATATTGTCGTtcgaggaggagaaacaggcaGTTTATCTCCAGGTTTACAGACCAGTTTACTTCCAGCTCGTGGATGTGCTGCTACAAAAATCCCACTATCCCTCGCAGGAGGAATTCACCTCCTGGTCGTCTGATGACAAGGAGCAGTTCAGAATCTACAG GGTGGACATCTCTGACACTCTGATGTACGTCTATGAAATGTTGGGGGCCGAGCTGCTCAGTAACCTCTACGACAGGCTGGGCAGGCAGCTGATGGACCCACAGCAGTCTGCAATATGGCAG GACACGGAGGCCCTGTTGTTTGGCTTCCAGTCCATAGCTGAGACCATAGATGTGAACTACTCTGATGTTATCCCGGGTCTTATCGGTCTGATTCCCAGAATCAACATCAGCAACGTCATGCTGGCCGACACTGTCATGTACACCATTG GATCCCTGGCTGAGTGGCTGGCCGACCACCCGGTGATGCTGGGCGGCATATTACCCATGGTGCTCCAGGGTCTTGTGAAGGCGGAGCTGTCTGTGTCCAGTGTGTCTACTCTGAAGAGGATCTGCAGAGAGTGCAGACATGACCTCAGCCCCTACGCTCAGGACATCCTGTCCGTGTCACAG GATGCACTGATTAAAGAAATCCATAAG agCAGCCAGTGCATGTGGCTGATGCAGGCTCTGGGTTTCCTGCTGTCGGCCCTGCCAGCAGACGAGATCCTGGCCAGACTTCACTCTCTCATCACCCCTCACATCCAGCGGCTGGACACACTGGCCCAGCACGAG CCTGATCCCACTAATAAACAGTCCATTGTGCACATCCTGGGGATGATGTCCAGTCTCTTCACCACTCTGGACATCAACAGACAAGCAGACGACTTAGAAGGAACCCCCAGTCCCAGACTCACACCCTCACAGAGCCCG GTTGTGGTTGTGCTTCAACAAGTGTTCACACTGATCCAGACCATCCTCAGCAAGTGGCTTGATGACTCAGAGGTGGTAGAG GCGGTGTGTGGCGTCTTTGATAAATCCGTTCGAACCCTCCTACATGATTTCGGGCCCATGGTGTCTCAGCTGAGCGAGATGCTGGGGCAGATCTACAGCGCCTACCCACAAGCCTCTGCACTGGACCTGGCTCGGCAG ATGGTTCACATATTTGCAGGAGACGAACATCACAGCTCTAACATCAGAGGCCTCAGTGAAGTCTTGACTACAGCTACGCTCTCGATATTTCAACAAG GTCCACGGGATCATCCGGATATAGCAGAATCATTTATGCACCTTCATGCTCAG ATTCTTAAAAGAAAACCTGATTTGTACCTGTCTGATCAGCTGgataaaaaagctctgttttacTGTG GGATTTTATCACTCAAGTTTCCAGAGACGCCCACAGTAAAAGCTGCCAGTCTATTCTTT ACAGAGCTGCTGCCTCGCTGTAAAGACATGCCATGTCTTGGTGAAGTGTTGCAGAGGGATGGAAAGCTCCTGACAGAGACCATACTCCAG GCGGTCGGAGGCGGCTCTCCTCGCAGCCTGACGGAGCATTTCTCCGAGGTGCTGCTGAGTCTGAACAGACACTGTCCTGCTCTGTTGTCCCAGTGGCTGAAAGACACGCTGCAGAGCCCAGGATTCCCCTCGGCTCAGGTCTccacagaacagaaacacacctTCACTCAGCAGCTCCTCAG GGAGCAAACCAACAAGCGTCGTGTGAAGGAGATAGTGAAGGagttctctctgctctgtcgaGGCCTGCAGGGCTCTGGATACTCTGATTACTAG
- the fzr1b gene encoding fizzy-related protein homolog, producing MDQEYERRLLRQINHQNLPTEARLSKCASATCSPVSVKSGDRFIPTRAGSNWSINFHYANENCRSPSQTHKPKDASSDSSKDTVAYAALLRNELLGAGIEMVPDPHTDDRRHTVLSQDSHSLFRYTVHTKRVPFDSDNEVSPYSLSPLSNKSHKLLRSPRKPARKISKIPFKVLDAPELQDDFYLNLVDWSAGNLLSVGLGACVYLWSACTSQVTRLCDLSVDGDSVTSVCWNERGSLVAVGTHKGYVQIWDAAGGRKLTSLEGHSARVGALAWNGEQLSSGSRDRVILQRDVRTPPSAERRLQGHRQEVCGLKWSPDHQHLASGGNDNKLLVWNSSSLLPVQQYSDHLAAVKAIAWSPHQHGLLASGGGTADRCLRFWNTLTGQALQSTDTGSQVCNLAWSKHANELVSTHGYSQNQILVWKYPSLTQVAKLTGHSYRVLYLAVSPDGEAIVTGAGDETLRFWNVFSKTRCTKESKSVLNLFTRIR from the exons ATGGACCAGGAGTACGAGAGGAGGCTGCTCCGGCAGATCAACCACCAGAACCTGCCCACAGAGGCCCGCCTGTCAAAG TGTGCAAGTGCCACCTGCAGTCCTGTCAGTGTGAAGTCAGGGGACCGCTTCATTCCCACCCGAGCTGGAAGCAACTGGAGCATCAACTTCCACTATGCTAAC GAGAACTGCCGCTCTCCCAGTCAGACCCATAAACCAAAGGACGCCAGCTCAGACTCAAGCAAAG acactGTGGCGTACGCTGCCCTGTTGAGGAATGAGTTGCTGGGGGCGGGAATAGAGATGGTGCCAGACCCTCACACGGACGACCGGAGGCACACAGTCCTCTCTCAAGACTCTCACAGCCTTTTTAGG TACACTGTCCACACTAAGAGAGTGCCTTTCGATAGCGATAATGAAGTCTCACCATACTCCCTTTCTCCCCTTAGTAACAAGAG TCACAAGCTGCTCCGTTCTCCTCGCAAACCAGCGCGGAAGATCTCCAAGATCCCCTTCAAAGTGCTGGACGCTCCGGAGCTGCAAGACGACTTCTACCTCAACCTGGTAGACTGGTCGGCGGGCAACCTGCTCAGTGTCGGCCTGGGGGCCTGCGTCTACCTGTGGAGTGCCTGCACCAGCCAG GTGACAAGGTTATGTGACCTCTCAGTGGATGGAGACTCGGTTACTTCAGTATGTTGGAATGAGAGG GGAAGTCTGGTCGCTGTCGGAACCCATAAAGGTTACGTTCAGATCTGGGACGCAGCTGGAGGGAGGAAGCTGACCAGTCTGGAGGGTCACTCAGCCCGCGTAG GTGCCCTGGCATGGAACGGGGAGCAGCTGTCGTCGGGAAGTCGGGACAGAGTGATCCTCCAGCGGGACGTCAGGACCCCCCCTTCTGCTGAGAGGAGGCTGCAAGGTCACAGGCAAGAAGTTTGTGGCCTCAAATGGTCTCCTGACCACCAGCACCTCGCGTCCGGAGGCAACGACAATAAG TTATTGGTGTGGAACAGCTCCAGCCTGCTCCCCGTGCAGCAGTACAGTGACCACCTGGCAGCCGTGAAGGCCATCGCCTGGTCCCCCCACCAGCACGGGCTGCTGGCGTCGGGGGGCGGCACCGCGGACCGCTGCCTGCGCTTCTGGAACACACTGACGGGTCAGGCGCTGCAGAGCACAGACACCGGCTCCCAGGTCTGCAACTTGGCCTGGTCCAAACATGCCAATGAACTG gtgAGCACTCATGGCTACTCGCAGAACCAGATCCTGGTGTGGAAGTATCCATCACTAACACAGGTGGCCAAGCTGACAGGACACTCGTACAGAGTGCTGTATCTG GCTGTGTCTCCTGACGGGGAGGCCATCGTAACAGGAGCTGGAGATGAAACACTACGTTTCTGGAACGTCTTCAGTAAGACACGCTGCACAAAG gaATCAAAGTCAGTGCTGAACCTCTTCACCAGAATACGATAG